One window from the genome of Kluyveromyces marxianus DMKU3-1042 DNA, complete genome, chromosome 3 encodes:
- the SMF1 gene encoding divalent metal ion transporter SMF1, protein MREDVNAPPLESKTFEVHEEYLDPQSMLELSLAGGASKLSVRQRLYLRCKKIMRKENDGKKGSSSSDDAASQYSIHAQVPNRSREKLGFFGKIKDVLRKYMKFVGPGLMVSVAYMDPGNYATDVSAGASNRFSLLCIVLLSNIIAIFLQSLCIKLGSVTGLDLSRACKKHLPKWLNLIIYVFAECAIIATDIAEVIGSAVALNILLKIPLPAGIIITVIDVLFVLIAYKPGTSSMRFIRMFEYAVALLVFGVVICFIVELGYLPKTSVRSIFRGYVPSKQMFEHNGMYTATSILGATVMPHSLFLGSGLVQPRLLEYDVDHGYYDLLPKEIEEDNESTVKQKQDLDTLREQRYFDYQPTTSAIKYALKYSIAELAITLFTFALFVNSAILIVSGATLYGSEQAVGAGLYTIHDLLSDTLAPIAGTVFMLALLFSGQSAGIVCTIAGQIVSEGHLDWNFKPWKRRLITRGIAIVPCLAVSLAIGKSALNKALNASQVVLSILLPFLIAPLIFFTCKKSIMRVKVNDKDEQAYAEAAMDPDGGVVEVDPEAEETTSGERPAKYIDMSNNWITTIIAFVVWLFISMLNVYTIVQLGISHGDIS, encoded by the coding sequence ATGAGAGAAGACGTCAATGCCCCACCATTGGAGTCCAAAACCTTCGAGGTGCATGAGGAGTACTTGGACCCTCAGAGTATGCTTGAGCTATCCTTGGCTGGTGGTGCATCCAAACTCTCGGTACGTCAAAGGTTATACCTGAGGTGCAAGAAGATAATgaggaaagaaaacgaCGGAAAGAAGGGTTCTTCCTCTAGTGACGATGCTGCTAGCCAGTATTCTATACACGCTCAAGTACCAAACAGATCTCGTGAAAAACTGGGGTTCTTCGGCAAGATCAAAGATGTTTTAAGAAAATACATGAAATTTGTTGGGCCTGGGTTAATGGTCAGTGTTGCTTATATGGATCCAGGTAACTATGCAACTGATGTCAGTGCTGGTGCTTCAAATAGGTTCTCCCTACTCTGTATTGTTTTGCTTTCGAATATTATTGCCATTTTCTTGCAATCTTTATGCATAAAATTGGGATCGGTTACTGGCTTGGATTTGTCAAGAGCTTGCAAGAAACATCTACCCAAATGGCTTAATCTAATTATCTACGTCTTTGCAGAATGTGCTATTATTGCTACTGATATTGCTGAGGTTATCGGTAGTGCAGTGGCCTTAAACATTTTGTTAAAGATTCCTTTACCTGCTGGTATCATTATTACCGTTATCGATGTCTTGTTCGTTTTGATTGCTTATAAACCCGGTACGTCTTCTATGAGGTTTATAAGAATGTTCGAATATGCGGTAGCATTGTTGGTTTTTGGTGTTGTCATATGTTTCATTGTTGAATTAGGTTATTTGCCAAAAACCTCCGTCCGGTCAATCTTCCGGGGTTATGTTCCATCGAAGCAAATGTTCGAACATAATGGTATGTATACTGCTACCTCCATTCTCGGTGCAACAGTTATGCCTCACTCTCTATTTTTGGGTTCGGGGTTGGTCCAACCAAGACTTTTGGAATATGATGTCGATCATGGTTACTATGATCTATTACCAAAGGAAATAGAGGAAGATAACGAGTCTACAGTTAAGCAAAAACAAGATCTTGATACTTTAAGAGAACAAAGATACTTCGATTACCAACCGACCACCAGTGCAATTAAATATGCTTTGAAATACTCCATTGCTGAATTAGCCATCACCCTATTTACATTTGCCTTGTTTGTTAACAGTGCTATCTTGATTGTTTCTGGTGCAACTTTATACGGCTCTGAGCAAGCTGTTGGTGCTGGTTTGTACACCATCCACGACTTACTCTCTGATACATTGGCTCCAATCGCTGGTACTGTATTCATGCTAGCATTATTGTTCAGTGGTCAATCCGCAGGTATTGTCTGTACAATCGCAGGTCAGATCGTCAGTGAAGGTCATTTGGATTGGAATTTCAAACcatggaaaagaagactCATAACAAGAGGTATTGCAATTGTCCCATGTTTAGCTGTATCTTTGGCTATCGGTAAGAGTGCTCTTAACAAAGCTTTGAACGCTTCTCAAGTTGTCTTGTCTATTTTGTTACCTTTCCTAATCGCTCCTCTAATTTTCTTTACCTGCAAGAAGTCTATTATGAGAGTAAAGGTCAATGATAAGGATGAACAAGCTTATGCTGAAGCAGCTATGGATCCAGATGGAGGTGTGGTTGAGGTTGATCCTGAAGCGGAAGAAACCACTTCTGGTGAAAGACCAGCAAAATATATTGATATGTCTAATAACTGGATCACAACTATTATCGCATTTGTGGTGTGGCTCTTCATTTCTATGTTGAACGTATACACTATTGTTCAACTAGGTATTTCTCATGGTGATATTAGTTAA
- the SNX3 gene encoding Snx3p, translated as MSPQRQFQSFTTTAESSLSHTNHKQLSGATIYDEPENFLEVEVCNPKTHFPSGDSKGMYTDYEIICRTNLPGFPKRQSSVRRRYSDFELFRKLLIKELQLSNHPKVSVPHLPGKIVLSNRFSDAVIEERRQGLHKWLGSVAGHPLLQTGSKVLIRFMQDPVFNG; from the coding sequence ATGAGTCCGCAGAGACAGTTTCAATCATTTACCACAACAGCAGAGTCTTCCCTTTCACATACAAATCATAAGCAACTTTCGGGTGCTACGATATATGACGAACCAGAGAACTTTTTAGAAGTCGAAGTATGCAACCCAAAGACTCATTTCCCCAGTGGTGACTCCAAGGGGATGTATACAGATTATGAAATTATATGCAGGACCAACCTTCCTGGATTTCCTAAGAGACAAAGTTCTgtcagaagaagatacaGCGACTTCGAGTTGTTCAGGAAATTATTGATAAAAGAATTACAACTTAGTAACCATCCTAAAGTTTCAGTGCCACATTTACCAGGCAAAATAGTTCTGTCAAATCGTTTCAGTGATGCTGTTATCGAAGAAAGACGTCAAGGTTTACACAAATGGCTAGGATCGGTAGCTGGGCATCCTTTATTGCAAACAGGCTCTAAAGTCTTAATTCGTTTTATGCAAGATCCCGTCTTCAACGGATAA
- the HAP5 gene encoding Hap5p encodes MEQITSNDQVQLPEEEVETGLEVDEDEEGIDVFHNVGQGLTGRYREIMIQYWQELINEIESTNEPGSQFQDDFKSHSLPLARIKKVMKTDEEVRMISGEAPILFAKACEIFITELTMRAWCVAEENKRRTLQKQDIADALQKSDMFDFLIDIVPRNIQ; translated from the coding sequence ATGGAGCAAATAACATCTAACGATCAGGTGCAATTACCGGAGGAAGAAGTAGAAACAGGACTAGAGGTagatgaagacgaagaaggtATTGATGTTTTCCACAATGTTGGGCAGGGTCTAACCGGAAGATACAGAGAAATTATGATACAGTATTGGCAAGAACTAATCAATGAGATAGAATCTACAAATGAGCCAGGCTCTCAGTTCCAGGACGACTTCAAGTCACATTCATTACCACTAGCTAGAATCAAAAAAGTTATGAAAACGGACGAAGAAGTGCGTATGATCAGTGGAGAAGCACCAATATTATTTGCCAAGGCCTGTGAAATATTTATTACAGAACTCACTATGAGAGCGTGGTGCGTTGCAGAGGAAAATAAGCGTCGGACCCTCCAAAAGCAGGACATTGCCGATGCTTTACAAAAGTCAGATATGTTCGATTTCTTGATTGATATAGTTCCTAGGAACATTCAATAA
- the PTA1 gene encoding RNA-processing protein PTA1, translating into MASSVDPLLQLQQAADMAMQHMPEQMLPKVLETGITLFMNDKKNIGFSRFSTQLLLDLLVHDKIPSSEKPFIVRQHIDALWEMAETRDYITFKNCILCLGNIYDQLFDLVAKTSDEKLWSTLVRFKDLVVANWKTCYPLQLPQSDLNNHGKGTGVKLANVKFISKIIIIHTSGPGISIGSIPNNHPVISNKQALEDEAKVLLDKLLAFLIEEPMMCAPWFTGILHCFSFIMKQRPMATIRIASGLLRFNIDMKFQRDDEPTLQYRLAKRFVERCYRNLVQFGLKNRLIKDSGSMTQYKNKLAKISQTLFVIGEEAKAKGILNFDPAAVEHKMTPADKKKYNRVKEVNDSSSDSSTGVSSATVKSPSPVQITPIISPPMGNTMMNNMHNSSTPPLLNNFQQQPQTLGHMQNAAPPPDLAALKALQSYAFTKSTTKHPHFLNPAHTSVDNSFAAIFSLMNPVSSGFDVSKLSQDTMVKLCTEALGNTDTGTAINGLSIVASRYTDLINKWLQNNVQQQQQQQQQQQQQSIQNNNRDMNNVSSTKRAREDDSVTETLIQNNVEENKETKVEPTALSMEGSETNSQASVPDTKRMKFERAEKPESTSSSNVQLKAPSLTNQEKIEHLKRIVHNILQISTKDNINNPISQKQERNPLDKILLLNWNNKTSWVFLLSRLCSRGVSSNEEMRQVITKAIFDYFCEDFQNRITLVLEWLSEEWYSEDLESDSQEHPIYNEWSLKVLDFMIPKLDDSHRRLFIRMVSEMPLLSQDHIDKMKSLCLDPTRSVLGFQSLKFMLMFRPPVRKYIKVALESMAQVDETIKPQCELLLQKYFS; encoded by the coding sequence ATGGCAAGCTCTGTAGACCCATTGCTCCAGTTGCAGCAAGCTGCAGATATGGCAATGCAACATATGCCTGAACAAATGCTCCCTAAAGTTTTGGAAACGGGTATAACATTGTTCATGAacgacaagaagaacataGGGTTTTCAAGATTTTCTACACAACTATTGTTAGATTTGTTAGTTCATGATAAGATTCCATCAAGTGAGAAACCATTTATTGTTCGCCAGCATATCGATGCATTATGGGAAATGGCAGAGACTAGGGACTACATTACATTCAAAAACTGTATATTATGTCTTGGTAATATTTACGACCAGTTGTTTGACTTAGTAGCGAAAACATCTGATGAGAAACTGTGGTCCACCTTAGTGAGATTCAAAGATCTCGTCGTTGCTAATTGGAAAACATGTTATCCATTGCAATTACCACAAAGCGATTTAAACAACCATGGAAAGGGCACTGGTGTGAAATTAGCCAACGTGAAGTTTATTTCcaagattattattatacaCACTTCAGGTCCTGGAATTAGTATAGGTTCTATTCCAAACAACCACCCGGTCATATCCAATAAACAAGCCTTAGAGGACGAAGCTAAAGTTTTACTTGATAAACTTTTGGCATTCTTAATTGAGGAACCAATGATGTGCGCGCCATGGTTTACTGGTATATTGCattgtttttcctttattatgAAACAGAGACCTATGGCCACTATTAGAATTGCATCAGGATTACTAAGATTTAACATTGATATGAAATTCCAACGGGACGATGAACCTACTTTACAATATAGACTCGCAAAGAGATTTGTTGAACGTTGCTACAGAAACTTAGTACAATTTGGTTTGAAAAACAGATTAATTAAGGACTCAGGGTCTATGACACAGTATAAAAATAAACTAGCTAAAATTTCCCAAACCTTATTCGTaattggagaagaagcaaaagcTAAAGGTATATTAAACTTCGATCCCGCGGCAGTTGAACATAAAATGACACCAGCtgataaaaagaagtacaaCAGAGTTAAAGAAGTTAAtgattcatcttcagatTCCTCTACCGGGGTATCATCTGCCACTGTAAAGTCCCCATCTCCTGTTCAAATAACTCCTATTATATCACCACCCATGGGTAACACTATGATGAATAATATGCACAATTCTTCCACTCCTCCCCTTTTGAATAATTTCCAACAGCAGCCTCAAACGCTTGGACACATGCAAAATGCAGCACCTCCGCCTGATTTAGCAGCTCTAAAAGCATTGCAAAGTTATGCTTTCACAAAATCTACTACGAAACATCCTCATTTCTTAAACCCTGCACATACTTCTGTGGATAATTCATTTGCAGCAATCTTTTCATTGATGAATCCTGTAAGTTCAGGGTTCGATGTTTCAAAGCTATCCCAAGACACTATGGTCAAATTATGTACTGAGGCACTAGGTAACACGGATACAGGGACAGCGATTAATGGTTTGTCGATTGTAGCTTCGAGATACACTGATTTGATCAATAAGTGGCTCCAAAACAATGtacagcaacaacaacaacaacaacagcagcaacaacaacaaagtatacaaaacaataatagAGATATGAACAACGTATCGTCTACTAAACGTGCCAGAGAGGACGACTCGGTTACTGAAACTCTCATACAGAATAATGTGGAAgagaataaagaaacaaaagtcGAACCTACCGCATTGTCAATGGAAGGGTCAGAAACAAACTCTCAAGCCTCAGTACCAGACACTAAGAGAATGAAATTTGAAAGAGCAGAAAAACCTGAATCAACAAGCAGCTCAAATGTGCAGCTCAAGGCTCCGTCATTAACCAATCAGGAAAAGATTGAACACCTGAAGAGAATTGTGCACAACATTTTGCAGATTTCAACGAAAGATAACATAAATAATCCGATCTCTCAAAAGCAGGAAAGAAATCCACTGGATAAAATTTTGCTACTGAACTGGAACAATAAGACTTCGTGGGTGTTTTTGTTATCTAGGTTGTGTTCTAGAGGTGTTTCCTCGAATGAAGAAATGCGCCAAGTTATTACAAAGGCTATATTTGACTACTTTTGTGAAGATTTCCAGAACAGGATTACTCTTGTGTTGGAATGGTTGAGTGAAGAGTGGTACAGTGAGGATTTAGAATCTGATAGCCAAGAACACCCAATTTACAATGAGTGGTCATTGAAGGTTCTTGATTTCATGATACCGAAACTTGATGACTCGCATAGAAGACTCTTCATCAGAATGGTCAGTGAAATGCCATTACTATCGCAAGACCATATCGACAAAATGAAGTCATTATGTCTCGATCCAACGCGATCGGTATTAGGATTCCAGTCTTTAAAGTTCATGCTCATGTTCAGACCTCCAGTAAGGAAATATATAAAGGTTGCTTTGGAGTCTATGGCGCAAGTAGATGAGACTATCAAACCGCAATGCGAATTGCTTCTACAAAAGTATTTCTCCTAA
- the VTS1 gene encoding Vts1p: protein MSSQKMMSSLPGRAQSPVGLPRGAHPGAVLLSPQSSSANLQSLGTNPTSPSQQPLFLNDLLDQQQFSLDSQLHLRGDMGRPSNMVSPLSNSAMNPTGSNGSTFLDSFSRPTSSMAASHQPLPLQQSNNNANVVVNFTNDVNQLCNWISMLTPAQQNTVMDNLLSSLNEEVLHNTKLKLDSLVHSGYISPTLGPIASPVPSKVQSHLHQAENPQPLNLDSVLNGDNIYRQWSPLPQHTANPLQQPMYDYLNDIPRPSSADPYTAFKKSGPTSGVVNSINMNNASNSHNGNSSGNKNNNNNNNSAATNSNNNTIGSAGMATSNSTNSHVSRKTSNQNHYLNRPQSPAAGKANAYNKPSLNTSLSNSGNALTTVNSASSTTSNSNGTNNSMNAKALCDPKLLKNIPAWLKSLRLHKYSEALGGKPWYELIYLDDEALEKMGVSALGARRKLLKAFSIVREYKANDMIDPSAF from the coding sequence ATGTCCTCTCAAAAAATGATGTCGTCATTGCCCGGAAGGGCTCAATCACCAGTGGGCTTGCCAAGAGGAGCTCATCCAGGTGCTGTTTTACTGTCTCCACAGAGTTCTTCAGCTAATTTGCAAAGCTTAGGCACAAATCCTACTAGTCCTTCGCAACAAcctttgttcttgaatgaTTTATTAGATCAACAGCAGTTTTCTTTAGACTCACAGTTACACCTTCGTGGTGATATGGGAAGACCTTCAAACATGGTTTCTCCTTTGTCAAACTCAGCAATGAATCCAACGGGTTCAAATGGTTCGACCTTCCTGGACTCTTTTTCCAGACCCACTAGTTCAATGGCTGCTAGCCACCAACCTTTGCCATTACAGCAATCAAATAACAACGCAAATGTTGTGGTTAACTTCACTAATGATGTTAATCAACTATGCAATTGGATATCAATGCTCACACCAGCTCAGCAAAATACCGTTATGGACAACCTTTTATCCTCATTGAATGAGGAAGTATTGCATAACACCAAATTGAAACTGGACTCTTTGGTTCATAGTGGTTATATCTCTCCTACATTGGGACCTATTGCATCTCCGGTTCCCAGTAAGGTTCAAAGTCACCTGCATCAAGCTGAAAATCCTCAACCTCTAAATCTAGACAGTGTTTTAAACGGCGATAACATTTATAGACAATGGTCTCCCTTACCTCAACATACCGCCAATCCGTTGCAGCAACCCATGTATGACTACTTAAACGACATACCACGTCCTTCTTCTGCAGATCCATATACTGCGTTCAAGAAGTCCGGTCCAACATCTGGAGTCGTCAACAGCATTAACATGAACAATGCAAGTAACAGTCACAATGGCAATAGTAGCGGcaacaaaaataacaacaataacaacaactcAGCTGCTACCaacagtaataataatactatcGGTAGCGCAGGTATGGCCACTTCTAATAGTACAAATAGCCATGTGAGCAGAAAAACTTCCAATCAAAACCACTACTTGAATAGGCCACAATCTCCAGCCGCTGGTAAAGCAAATGCTTACAATAAACCATCGTTGAACACTTCGTTAAGCAATTCTGGTAATGCTCTAACTACGGTGAACTCAGCATCTTCGACAACTAGTAATAGCAATGGCACAAACAATAGCATGAATGCGAAAGCGTTATGCGATCCTAAACTTCTAAAAAACATCCCAGCCTGGTTAAAGTCCTTACGGTTGCACAAGTATTCAGAAGCCTTGGGAGGAAAACCATGGTATGAACTTATTTACCTTGATGATGAGGCGTTGGAAAAAATGGGCGTTAGCGCATTAGGGGCCAGAAGAAAATTATTGAAAGCTTTCAGTATAGTCAGAGAATACAAAGCTAACGATATGATAGACCCTAGTgcattttga
- the PDE2 gene encoding 3',5'-cyclic-nucleotide phosphodiesterase PDE2 → MAVHVCCIGPCIDVVKRLSKDPNVALERFENVSQLLLNLFKRRLCDPDVTFEGPCVLLCYEPVKTKLRSTSPLNSLGPKALSYCIRDMFPCFNLITIPVNEFMDYYDTVVIPKLVPGMDDTDDNLDRLSNIYRWMYSDSDLILDKEEVKGGDPASGSGSDNGPTSKSYVPCCSDNLYTMASHLAYLSPDVKNSHEMIPVWDYLDFTDLVQAQLKNDNDFYWKSLDSWNFCAHSLSCTELVWCSYLILNKLSKQCNLSHTPPGKNRLLLMLLNIEATYHQTNKFHNFKHAVDVLQATYRLCHLLELPSLPSFLLCIAAIGHDVGHPGTNNMLFNRYHSPLSQYYKEQSVLENFHADVYLDILSRYWPGLSHEFTTIKDSIIATDMALHNHYVETIKQETVPTLAGLTSLIIKAADISNVTRPLLISAKWAALITMEFTECALLEKNLIEWQKNGSNSSMKISHKLPVEFIGTVELPSTIDELLKRYPSIPKGQTFFIDTFALSLFSGLGLKFKQLYFLVDNVESNRKFWIEKGLEQG, encoded by the coding sequence ATGGCAGTCCATGTATGTTGCATAGGACCATGTATTGATGTGGTTAAACGCCTCTCAAAAGATCCAAATGTCGCTTTGGAAAGGTTCGAAAACGTGTCacagttgttgttgaacttgttcaaaagaagattatgCGACCCAGATGTAACGTTCGAGGGACCGTGCGTGCTTCTCTGTTACGAACCCGTGAAAACGAAGCTTAGATCTACTTCACCTTTGAACTCATTGGGTCCAAAAGCACTATCGTACTGCATTCGCGATATGTTCCCATGTTTTAACTTAATCACCATTCCAGTAAACGAGTTCATGGATTATTACGATACAGTTGTCATCCCTAAATTAGTGCCTGGCATGGATGATACGGACGATAATTTAGATAGGCTTTCAAACATCTACCGATGGATGTATTCGGACTCTGATTTAATACTTGATAAGGAAGAAGTTAAGGGTGGGGATCCTGCCTCTGGGTCTGGGTCCGATAATGGTCCTACTTCAAAATCATATGTTCCATGTTGTTCAGACAATCTATATACCATGGCATCGCACCTCGCATACCTGAGTCCAGACGTCAAGAATTCGCATGAAATGATACCGGTATGGGACTATCTGGATTTTACAGATTTAGTTCAAGCGCAGTTGAAAAACGATAATGACTTTTATTGGAAATCATTAGATAGCTGGAATTTTTGCGCCCATTCTTTGAGTTGTACAGAATTAGTTTGGTGTTCATATCTTATCTTGAATAAATTGAGCAAACAGTGCAACCTATCTCATACCCCACCTGGCAAAAATCGTTTGCTATTGATGCTTTTGAATATAGAGGCCACATACCaccaaacaaacaagtTTCATAACTTCAAACATGCCGTGGACGTCCTACAGGCTACCTATAGATTGTGccatcttcttgaactACCAAGTCTACCCTCTTTTCTCTTGTGCATAGCAGCAATTGGGCATGATGTTGGTCATCCAGGAACAAACAATATGCTATTTAACAGATATCACTCTCCTCTCTCGCAGTATTACAAGGAACAGTCAGTATTAGAAAACTTCCATGCGGACGTATatcttgatattctttctcGCTATTGGCCAGGACTCTCTCATGAATTTACAACAATTAAAGACTCGATAATAGCTACGGATATGGCTTTACACAATCATTACGTTGAAACgataaaacaagaaacagtGCCGACATTAGCAGGCTTAACGTCATTGATTATCAAAGCAGCAGATATTTCAAATGTCACCAGACCCTTGCTAATATCAGCAAAGTGGGCTGCTCTTATAACGATGGAATTTACTGAATGTGCGCTGttggaaaaaaatttaatAGAGTGGCAAAAAAATGGCAGTAACTCTAGCATGAAGATATCGCATAAACTTCCTGTAGAGTTCATTGGAACGGTAGAACTTCCTTCGACAATCGATGAACTTTTAAAGAGGTACCCAAGTATTCCAAAAGGTCAAACATTTTTTATTGATACATTTGCACTAAGTTTGTTCTCTGGATTAGGACTGAAATTCAAACAGCTCTACTTTTTGGTTGACAACGTAGAGAGTAATAGAAAGTTTTGGATCGAAAAGGGCTTGGAGCAGGGTTAA
- the GCV3 gene encoding glycine decarboxylase subunit H has translation MFSVSRTAFVSVSSRAARSNVSRLFLRAQSTNALNQSQLPFTFSPTGPKTVKYTSQHEWIAAHEDGHAFIGITKYAADALGDATYIELPELDTELEVGESFGSVESVKSASEVYTPVSGVVVEANEALSDSPQLINSDPMGEGWIVKVKLNDEAELQSEDLLSLEQYEAHLKEDH, from the coding sequence ATGTTTTCCGTATCCCGTACAGCCTTTGTTTCTGTCTCTTCTCGCGCTGCAAGAAGCAACGTTTCCCGCTTGTTTCTAAGGGCCCAATCCACAAACGCATTGAACCAGAGCCAATTGCCATTCACCTTTTCTCCAACCGGCCCAAAGACTGTCAAATACACTTCTCAACACGAGTGGATCGCTGCCCATGAAGATGGCCACGCTTTCATCGGTATTACAAAGTACGCTGCCGATGCGCTAGGAGATGCCACTTACATCGAGTTGCCAGAGCTGGACACTGAGCTCGAAGTTGGCGAATCTTTCGGTTCCGTGGAGTCCGTGAAGTCAGCCTCAGAAGTCTACACCCCAGTTAGCGGTGTTGTTGTGGAGGCTAACGAAGCCCTATCGGACTCTCCTCAACTCATCAACTCCGATCCAATGGGCGAAGGTTGGATTGTTAAGGTTAAGCTAAACGACGAAGCTGAATTGCAATCTGAAGACTTGCTATCCCTAGAGCAATACGAAGCTCACTTGAAGGAGGACCACTAA
- the BOL1 gene encoding Bol1p: MSSVAANRSIEGPIAQRITTKIHSTFPDLSHFAIFNDSYKHSGHHGIQDAENKIESHFRLEIVSGLFQGKPLPARHRMVYKTLQDELNDGVHALQLITRTPEEHAKKQNQ; the protein is encoded by the coding sequence ATGTCATCGGTAGCAGCTAATAGAAGTATAGAGGGTCCAATTGCGCAAAGGATTACCACTAAGATTCATTCCACCTTCCCAGATTTGTCACACTTCGCTATATTTAACGATTCATATAAACATAGTGGCCATCATGGCATTCAGGATGCAGAGAACAAGATAGAATCGCATTTCAGACTCGAGATAGTCAGTGGATTGTTTCAAGGAAAGCCACTTCCTGCAAGACACAGAATGGTATACAAGACATTACAGGACGAATTAAACGACGGGGTACATGCGTTGCAGCTAATTACGCGCACCCCGGAAGAGCATGCTAAGAAGCAAAACCAATAA
- the BOL3 gene encoding Bol3p translates to MFRNTLLTIGRRLYSLTPEEKLITDKLSKELKPSSITVSDISGGCGSMFSIDVTSEKFQGLSIVKQHKLVNDILKDDIKRWHGLQLRTRKE, encoded by the coding sequence ATGTTCCGTAACACATTATTAACGATAGGCCGTCGTTTGTATTCTTTAACTCCCGAGGAAAAGCTTATAACAGACAAATTGAGTAAAGAACTAAAGCCATCTTCAATTACAGTAAGTGACATTAGCGGTGGATGCGGGTCTATGTTCTCAATCGATGTTAcaagtgaaaaattccaGGGCCTTTCTATTGTCAAACAACACAAATTGGTtaatgatattttgaaggatgATATCAAAAGATGGCACGGCTTACAACTCCGTACAAGAAAGGAATAG